In the Euphorbia lathyris chromosome 5, ddEupLath1.1, whole genome shotgun sequence genome, one interval contains:
- the LOC136229996 gene encoding xyloglucan endotransglucosylase/hydrolase protein 2-like → MNLLSSILRFIFVFSVVANGAAISFDENYKITWGYDHVFPFNQGTQVQLSLDQSSGAGFESKLSYGSGYFHMKIKLPPKDSAGVVTAFYLTSKGDNHDELDFEFLGNREGKPIVLQTNVFANGLGNREQRLSLWFDPTADFHDYKIMWNEHQIVYFVDDIPIRVYKNDTKIGVDYPSHAMQIEASLWDGSNWATDGGQTKINWSHSPFKAYFQGFDTNGCSIQESSTNLGQCFSENYWWNSQKYWKLDNAQQKVYESVKKKYLTYDYCSDRSRYPTIPPECSH, encoded by the exons atgaatttgtTGTCAAGTATTctgagatttatttttgtattttctgTGGTTGCAAATGGTGCTGCTATTAGTTTTGATGAAAACTATAAGATTACTTGGGGATATGATCATGTCTTCCCTTTTAATCAAGGAACACAAGTTCAGCTTTCCTTGGATCAATCTTCTG GGGCTGGATTCGAGTCGAAACTTAGCTATGGTTCTGGATATTTTCATATGAAGATAAAACTACCTCCAAAGGATTCAGCGGGAGTCGTTACGGCTTTTTAT TTAACTTCAAAAGGTGACAACCATGATGAGCTTGATTTTGAGTTCTTAGGCAATAGAGAAGGAAAGCCGATTGTATTACAGACCAATGTGTTTGCAAACGGTTTAGGAAATCGAGAGCAAAGACTTTCTCTTTGGTTTGATCCTACTGCTGATTTCCATGACTACAAAATTATGTGGAATGAACATCAAATTGT ATATTTTGTGGATGATATTCCAATAAGAGTATACAAGAACGATACAAAAATTGGAGTGGATTATCCATCACACGCAATGCAAATAGAGGCAAGTCTTTGGGATGGATCTAATTGGGCAACAGATGGAGGCCAAACTAAGATTAATTGGAGCCATTCTCCTTTTAAAGCTTATTTTCAAGGTTTTGACACTAATGGCTGCTCAATTCAAGAGAGTTCAACCAACCTCGGCCAATGTTTCTCTGAAAATTACTGGTGGAACTCACAGAAATATTGGAAATTGGATAATGCTCAACAAAAGGTTTATGAAAGTGTGAAGAAGAAgtatttaacttatgattattgtTCTGATAGGTCTAGGTATCCTACTATTCCACCTGAATGTTCTCATTGA
- the LOC136229995 gene encoding GPI transamidase component GPI16: MALIKNSDFFLFLIFVSIVFTALSAPVLAIKEEEEFHEELLLRPLPDRKVLAHFHFQSTAPPSISNGRHHHLFPKAISQLVQKFHVMEMELSFTQGRWNYESWGGFDPISSSNAKPPGVELWAVFDVPHDQVDESWKNLTHTLSGLFCASINFLESPTMYSAPEWSFRPASGNLRHGMLPREAVCTENLTPWLKLLPCRDKAGISALMDRPSIYRGFYHSQRLHVTLNKSSLEGINPGIVLEQTLTVVLQPNNYQNGLTKNFQPSWSLGSIFGRKISGRCVLAKCSNVYLHLEGGLVTQLEQNENNRADNVAFEGLWDELGFELSVKPDRVLREEKSKHRIGSSVLYEFSLDKYSDLKPFNLGLTWRYPITWSCQSTPLHASRFLMGSGNERGAIAILLKSTESRDTFLGTSSAGDGCKLQVDVFQVVPWYVKVYHHTLQVFVNDQPKAVGDVIEKIHVSPSKDKISPGVMEMALQFPCNVKSAALTLEFDKGFLHIDEYPPDANQGFDIPSAALSFPNFYTSVRLPNTNSVENSPLLSMFQKKNSVLSYTEVLLVPLTTPDFSMPYNVITITCTVFALYFGSLLNVLRRRVGEEERLLRSKAKEGSRLSKLLSKISAKLRGKPQENPESPSNSVSLLNSKLVLKVLLVVVIAVAWQYYFG, translated from the exons ATGGCGCTTATAAAGAATTCGGACTTTTTTCTCTTCCTAATATTCGTATCTATAGTCTTCACTGCTCTATCCGCTCCTGTGTTGGCgatcaaagaagaagaagagttccATGAAGAATTACTGTTGAGACCTTTACCCGATCGGAAAGTGTTGGCCCATTTCCACTTCCAAAGTACAGCTCCTCCCTCAATTTCCAATGGCCGCCACCATCACCTCTTCCCCAAAGCCATTTCCCAGctg GTACAGAAATTTCACGTTATGGAAATGGAATTATCTTTTACACAAGGTCGGTGGAACTATGAAAGCTGGGGTGGATTTGATCCTATATCTAGCAGCAACGCTAAGCCTCCTGGGGTTGAGTTGTGGGCTGTATTTGATGTCCCACATGACCAAGTTGATGAATCTTGGAAGAATCTAACCCACACTCTTTCTGGTCTCTTTTGTGCTTCAATTAACTTCCTTGAATCCCCTACAATGTATTCAGCTCCTGAATGGAGCTTCAGACCAGCTTCAGGCAATCTAAGGCATGGTATGTTGCCTCGTGAAGCTGTTTGCACTGAGAACCTAACCCCATGGTTGAAGCTCCTTCCTTGTCGAGACAAAGCTGGGATTTCTGCATTAATGGACAGACCATCTATTTACAGAGGTTTTTATCATTCTCAGCGGTTGCATGTGACCTTGAATAAATCTAGTCTGGAGGGCATCAATCCAGGCATAGTTCTAGAACAAACGCTTACTGTTGTTCTTCAgccaaataattatcaaaatggTTTGACCAAGAATTTTCAACCAAGCTGGTCCTTAGGATCAATATTTGGAAGGAAAATCAGTGGAAGGTGTGTTCTTGCCAAATGTAGTAATGTATACCTTCATCTTGAGGGAGGCCTGGTTACTCAACTCGAGCAAAATGAGAATAATAGGGCTGACAATGTAGCTTTTGAAGGACTTTGGGATGAACTCGGCTTTGAGCTGTCAGTTAAACCAGACAGGGTGCTTAGAGAAGAGAAGAGCAAACACAGAATTGGCTCCTCTGTTCTTTATGAGTTTTCACTTGATAAATACAGTGACTTGAAGCCTTTTAATCTAGGCCTTACATGGAGATATCCTATTACTTGGTCATGCCAATCAACCCCATTACATGCTAGTAGGTTTTTGATGGGAAGTGGGAATGAAAGGGGTGCAATTGCTATCTTGCTGAAATCTACAGAGTCACGTGATACTTTTCTGGGCACTAGCAGTGCTGGTGATGGATGTAAGTTACAAGTTGATGTTTTCCAGGTTGTGCCTTGGTATGTTAAAGTGTATCATCATACTCTTCAGGTTTTTGTGAATGACCAACCAAAGGCAGTTGGAGATGTTATTGAGAAGATTCATGTTTCACCTTCCAAAGATAAGATTTCACCTGGAGTAATGGAGATGGCTTTGCAATTTCCTTGCAATGTGAAATCAGCTGCTTTAACATTAGAGTTCGATAAG GGTTTTCTTCACATTGATGAATACCCTCCAGATGCTAATCAAGGATTTGATATACCATCTGCTGCTCTAAGCTTTCCCAACTTTTATACCAGCGTGCGTCTTCCTAACACTAACTCTGTGGAGAACTCACCCCTGTTATCTATGTTTCAG AAAAAGAATTCGGTTCTCTCTTATACGGAAGTATTACTTGTACCTTTGACAACTCCTGATTTTAGCATGCCGTACAATGTTATCACAATCACTTGCACAGTATTTGCATTGTACTTTGGATCTTTGTTGAATGTTCTTCGAAGGCGCGTTGGTGAGGAGGAAAGATTACTTAGAAGTAAAG CTAAGGAAGGCAGTCGACTTTCTAAGCTGCTGTCAAAAATTTCAGCTAAGCTGAGAGGAAAACCACAGGAAAATCCGGAGTCACCCTCAAATTCGGTATCCTTGCTTAATTCGAAATTAGTGTTGAAAGTATTGTTAGTTGTTGTAATTGCTGTTGCTTGGCAATACTATTTCGGTTGA
- the LOC136230771 gene encoding uncharacterized protein isoform X2, producing MSGDNKPRTVKLLCPSLSKIISFAAWDEQKLDLASIAKAFGLDPSTLKLNGHFISRGVDFVSSSVTWRSLLNFFSTKGLSTGTHDHDALIVDGKLSKSRPKRGYEPEPEDRSRKSAVENKKLSSGYGDVDQVSLKRKQVLKDFCLLKRLKISETDSEIGDRGDKFQSTVSSGKVRCSHTIGPMKRMREDEMIIAAPCKKIR from the exons ATGTCAGGCGACAATAAACCCAGAACAGTTAAGCTACTCTGCCCTTCACTATCAAAGATCATATCATTCGCGGCATGGGATGAGCAAAAACTCGACTTAGCTTCCATTGCCAAAGCTTTCGGTTTAGATCCTTCTACTTTAAAGCTCAACGGTCACTTCATTAGCAGAGGTGTTGATTTTGTTTCTTCTTCTGTTACTTGGAGATCGCTTCTCAACTTCTTTTCTACTAAAGGCTTGTCCACTGGTACACACGATCATGATGCTCTTATTGTCGACGGCAAGCTCTCCAAGTCACGCCCTAAAC GAGGATATGAGCCTGAACCAGAGGATAGAAGTAGAAAGTCGGCAGTGGAGAATAAAAAATTAAGTTCAG GATATGGAGATGTTGATCAAGTAAGCTTAAAGAGGAAACAGGTGTTGAAAGATTTCTGTTTATTGAAGAGATTGAAGATAAGCGAAACCGATTCAG AAATTGGAGATAGAGGAGATAAGTTTCAAAGCACTGTTTCAAGCGGGAAAGTGAGATGCAGCCACACGATTGGGCCTATGAAAAGAATGAGAGAAGATGAGATGATCATAGCTGCTCCTTGCAAAAAGATCCGATGA
- the LOC136230771 gene encoding uncharacterized protein isoform X1 — protein MSGDNKPRTVKLLCPSLSKIISFAAWDEQKLDLASIAKAFGLDPSTLKLNGHFISRGVDFVSSSVTWRSLLNFFSTKGLSTGTHDHDALIVDGKLSKSRPKRGYEPEPEDRSRKSAVENKKLSSGYGDVDQVSLKRKQVLKDFCLLKRLKISETDSAEIGDRGDKFQSTVSSGKVRCSHTIGPMKRMREDEMIIAAPCKKIR, from the exons ATGTCAGGCGACAATAAACCCAGAACAGTTAAGCTACTCTGCCCTTCACTATCAAAGATCATATCATTCGCGGCATGGGATGAGCAAAAACTCGACTTAGCTTCCATTGCCAAAGCTTTCGGTTTAGATCCTTCTACTTTAAAGCTCAACGGTCACTTCATTAGCAGAGGTGTTGATTTTGTTTCTTCTTCTGTTACTTGGAGATCGCTTCTCAACTTCTTTTCTACTAAAGGCTTGTCCACTGGTACACACGATCATGATGCTCTTATTGTCGACGGCAAGCTCTCCAAGTCACGCCCTAAAC GAGGATATGAGCCTGAACCAGAGGATAGAAGTAGAAAGTCGGCAGTGGAGAATAAAAAATTAAGTTCAG GATATGGAGATGTTGATCAAGTAAGCTTAAAGAGGAAACAGGTGTTGAAAGATTTCTGTTTATTGAAGAGATTGAAGATAAGCGAAACCGATTCAG CAGAAATTGGAGATAGAGGAGATAAGTTTCAAAGCACTGTTTCAAGCGGGAAAGTGAGATGCAGCCACACGATTGGGCCTATGAAAAGAATGAGAGAAGATGAGATGATCATAGCTGCTCCTTGCAAAAAGATCCGATGA